DNA sequence from the Synechococcus sp. MU1617 genome:
ATCGCCGTTCAACACCTGGAACGGGAGCTCACCGGACTCAGTCTTCGCTGGGCCGGTTTGGACGACCTGCTGATGCATGTGGCACGGCGGCTGACGGATTTCACTGGCCTGATGAGCCTGATCACCCAACCGCAGCAGGAGAACCGCCAACTTGAGACGATCCGTCTGGTGCCCAGCGGTGATCGACTGCTGGTGATGCTGGTGGAAGCCAATGGCCGGGCCAACCACCTGAACCTGCGCCTGCCCCACGGGGCTGAAACCGAACTCACAGCGATGGAACGTTGGGCGTCGGCACAGCTCGAGCAGGGAGACCTGAACTGGGAGGCTCTGCCCAGGCAGCTGCAAAGCAGCGGCGCTGTGCTGCGCAACGCCCTTGAACAACCGACGCCCACCAACTCCACGCAGGTGGTGGTGCATGGCCTCTCGAGGCTGGTGAGCGAACCGGAATTTGAAAGCACGTCCAGCCTTCGACCGCTGCTGGAACTGATCGACGACCAGCCTGGGACCTTGATCAGCCGCGGTGAATCCGCACGGGTATGGATCGGCGACGAACATCCGCAGCCAGCGCTGGAAGCCTGTGCCGTGGTTCAGGCCCCCTATCGCTGCAACGAGGGGCTGGGCCATGTGGCCCTGGTGGGTCCTATGCGCATGGCCTATGCCACGGCACGGGCGGCGGTGCAGCGGGTGGCCCGCCACCTCGAATTGTTGCTGGCCTGAAGCCCGAACGTCAGAGCTGATCCCCCAGCTTCTCCGCCACGGTGTTGACGTCCTTATCGCCGCGGCCGGAGCAGTTGATCACCACTTCCGTGCCATCGGCCAGGGTGGGGCAAAGCTGCTCAAGCCAGGCGAAGGCATGGGCGGTTTCCAGGGCCGGAATGATGCCCTCAAGCTCACTCACGAGCCGCAGAGCATCGAGGGCCTGTTGATCGGTGACTGCGGCGTACTCAGCACGCCCGATCTCCCGCAGGTAGCTGTGCTCCGGACCCACCCCGGGGTAATCAAGACCTGCACTGATGGAGTGGGCCTCCATCACCTGACCATCGCCGTCCTGCAGCAGCAGGCTCATGGCGCCATGCAGAACACCGGCACGACCCTCGGTGATCGTCGCGGCATGGCGCCCGGTGGCCACACCATCACCAGCGGCCTCAACACCGATCAGACGCACAGACGTGTCCTGAACAAAGGGATGGAACAGGCCCATGGCATTGGAGCCACCGCCAACGCAGGCCATCAGCACGTCGGGCAGCCGACCGAAGGCCTCCTGACACTGCTGCTTGGACTCTTCTCCGATCACGGCATGGAAATCCCGCACCAACATCGGATAGGGGTGCGGACCCGCAACGGATCCCAGGATGTAGTGGGTGGACTCAACATTGGTCACCCAGTCGCGGATGGCTTCACTGGTGGCGTCCTTGAGGGTGGCGGTGCCGGCCGTCACCGGTTGCACCGTGGCGCCCAGCAGGCGCATGCGGAACACATTGAGGGCCTGACGGCGCATGTCTTCCGCGCCCATATAGATCACGCACTCCAAACCGAAGCGGGCACAGACCGTGGCCGTGGCAACGCCATGCTGCCCCGCACCGGTTTCGGCAATGATCCTCTTCTTGCCCATGCGCAGCGCCAGCAGGGCCTGCCCCAGGGCATTGTTGATCTTGTGGGCACCGGTGTGGTTGAGGTCTTCCCGCTTCAGCCAGATGCGGGGGCCACCGTCGGCGCGGCGGTAATGGGCGGTGAGACGCTCGGCCTCATACAAGGGTGTCGCCCGGCCGACGTAGTTCTTGAGCAGGCGATTGAGCTCAGCAGTGAAGGCGGGATCATTCCAGGCCTGGGCGGCGGCTTGCTCCAGTTCCGCCAACGCCGGCATCAGGGTCTCGGGCACGTACTGGCCGCCGAAACGTCCAAAGCGACCGTGGGCTCCGGGGCGCACCGCTGGCTGCAGGCTTGAGGGATCCGGAGTGCTGGCGTTGGGGAGGGTGCTGGTCACGGATCCACGGCGGAGCGTCGGGCCAGCGTAATCAGGCGGTCACGCCATGGGGCGCCCCATGGGCGGTCATCGACAATGCAACCCGGTTGCGAGGGGATGGATGCCGAAGGGAGGTTGGCAGGAATTCAGCAGTGCCGAGAGCCTGCAGCGACCGAGCGGGGCTGCGGCGGAGCCCACAGCCAAGGCGCAGCAAATGGTGCGGGTGCAGCCCACCCGCGGTGGAAAAGGTGGCAAAACCGTGACGGTGATCCGTGGCCTAGAGCTGGATGCTGCGGGATTCAAGGCGCTGCTGAAGAAGCTCAAAACACGCATCGGCAGTGGCGGCACCGCCAAGGACGGCGTGATCGAACTGCAAGGAGATCAGGTGGATCTGACGCTCGAGCTGCTCAGCAAGGAGGGATATCGGCCGAAACGGGCTGGGGGTTAAGGGAGAATGGCCGCCACTTCATGTCGTGGCCATGACCGCCAGCCCCACCTACGGAGAACTCACTAACAAGGGTGCCTCCACCAACATCGCCTGGCATGAGGCCTCCGTGGGCCGCGACGAGCGCTCGAAGCAGCGCGGTCACCGCAGCACCATTCTTTGGTTCACCGGACTGTCCGGCTCCGGCAAGAGCACCCTGGCCAATGCCGTCAACGCGGCACTGTTTGAGCGGGGACTCGCCACCTATGTGCTGGATGGGGACAACATCCGCCACGGCCTTTGCAAAGACCTGGGCTTCTCCGATGCCGACCGTGAGGAGAACATCCGCCGCATCGGTGAAGTGGCCAAGCTGTTCCTGGATGCGGGCGTAATCGTGCTGACCGCCTTTGTGTCCCCCTTCCGTGCTGATCGAGACAAGGCCCGCGGCCTGGTGGAGGACGGCGACTTCCTCGAGGTGTTCTGCGCCGCTGATCTCGAGGTCTGCGAATCCCGCGATCCCAAGGGCCTTTACGCCAAAGCACGGGCAGGGCAAATCAAGGAATTCACTGGCATCTCCAGCCCCTATGAAGCGCCGGAAACGCCCGAACTGAAGATCGACACCGGCAAGCAGGATCTGGCCGACTCCGTGGAGCTGGTGATCAAAGCGCTCCAGGAGCGTGGGGTGATTCCGGCGGCCTGAGTTCGCCGTCGCCAGCCCTGGCGGCATCCGCCAGGGTTTTTATGCAACTGGCCACCGGCACCGCCAACAGCAGTCCCAACAGATCCCCCACGCCATAGATCGCGCCCACCCGGGCGCCAATGGGCAAGGCAATCAGCAACCAGGCCGGTTGCAAACCCACGATGCTGCCCATCAGTCGCGGTTGGATCACCTGATCGACGATCTGACCGACGACTATCGCCGCGGCGAGCAGCTCAAGGCCTGTGCGCGGATCCTGCAGCCCCAGCACGGCACTCACGGAAACAATTGTGATCGCACTGGCGTAGGGAATCAGCGTTGTGAAGCCGATCAGCACGGCGAACAACACGCCATAGGGAATCTCCAGCACGGTGAACACCACCAGTTGTCCAGCGCTGAGGATCAGGGCCAACACCACCTGGCCTGCGAAGTAGCCGCGGAATGTGCGATCCAGTGTCGAGCCCACCAGTCCACGCCAGCGTGGCGGCAACCACTGGAGCAGGCCCGCGGCGATCGGATCCGCCCCCAGCAGCAGAAACACCGCCAGCACCAGCACGATCACCACATTGATCGTGGTGCCCACCGTTGCCCCCAACAGGCCCAACAGGCGCTGGCTCAGCTGCGTGGCCAGCCGACTGAACTGGGCTACCAGATCACTGCTGAGATCAGCGAAATCGGCGGGCAGGCCATGGTCAAGCGCCCAGAGCTGACCTCGATCGATCCACTGCTCTGCCGCCGTGAGCAGAGACGGCGAAGCACTGATCAATTGGCTCAGCTGTTCAATCAAGAGAGGCACCAAGGCCACAGCCGCCCAGACCAGAAGCCCCAGGGTCACCAGAACCACGCTGACGATGGCCCAGGCCCGGGGAAGCCCCCGTTGCGCGAGCCAGCGGCAGGGCAGGTCCAACAAAAAGGCAATCAAAGCCGCGGTGAGGAACAGCCCAGGAAACGGCGCGAACTGGATCAGCAAACGCTTCAGCACAAAGGCGTTCAAGCCCAGCACCGGCAGCAGAAGACCGAGTCGCAACCAGGCCGGCCAGGGCGTCATCAAAACGATGACGCGAATCGATCAGTGCTGCTCAAGGGAGGCCGGCTTGGAAGCGGAACTGACGTAATGGCACCAAAAACTGAGCCAAGCGGCAATCCCGAGGAACTTGAAACCCTCCTCAAAGATCTGCACCGTCTCGTAGGAATTCGGCCACAGTCCCTGAAGGGCATCGGTCAGAACCGACAGGCCCAACAACACCACCGAAACCAGGAAGGTGTCGCCACCGAAGCGCCGTAGGGGGCCACGGAAGCGGAACAACAGCAGCCCGGTGAAGAAGGCGTAGGTGATGTAGAGGAAGGCCTCGCCGAGGTAGCGATCATGCACAAGGAACATGTCGTCTAGGCAGAGCCAAAGCGAGAAACCACCCCCACAGAAGGCGAATTGGCGGTTCAGAACGGAGCCCTGGATCTGCCGGGTGGACGCCGCAAACAAGGCAATGGCAGCCGCCGCCATCCAAAGCAGATAGCCCACGCTGGAGAGGAAACCTTCCCCTAAAGGCGCCTTGCAGGACTGGGCCAAATCCTTCAACACCATCTTGGCGCTGATGCCCTCTGAGGCGCTCCAGACCAGGGCGACCGCATAGACGAAGGCCGCCGGCACCACCGCCCACAGCAGCGTGGAACGCAGGGTGGAACGAACGGGAACACTCATGAATCCATCTGAGAGAGGTAATCCGTGCTGCCCAGATCAACCAGGCGCGCATCCTTGGCCACCACAGCATCGTGAAGGCTGCTGCGATAGTCCTCGAGTTTCTGGGCCAAGCCAGCATCGGCCACCGAAAGGATCTGGGCCGCCAACAAGCCAGCGTTGAGGCCCCCACCGATGGCGACGGTGGCCACCGGAATCCCCCCCGGCATCTGCACGATCGAGTGGAGGGAATCGACCCCGGACAGCGCCTGGCTTTTCACCGGCACGCCGATCACGGGCAGCGTGGTGAGGGCCGCCACCATGCCGGGGAGATGGGCCGCCCCACCGGCACCGGCGACGATCACCCCAAATCCCTGATCCCGGGCCGCTTGAGCGAAGTTCACCATCTCCAAAGGGGTGCGGTGGGCCGAGAGCACCCGAACCTCCACCTCCA
Encoded proteins:
- the hrcA gene encoding heat-inducible transcriptional repressor HrcA; translation: MSKPLSLRQEQVLQATVHHYVDTMEPVGSRTLVQRFGIPASSATVRSAMGALERRGLLQQPHTSAGRVPSPMGYRHYVDALLPEPGIAVQHLERELTGLSLRWAGLDDLLMHVARRLTDFTGLMSLITQPQQENRQLETIRLVPSGDRLLVMLVEANGRANHLNLRLPHGAETELTAMERWASAQLEQGDLNWEALPRQLQSSGAVLRNALEQPTPTNSTQVVVHGLSRLVSEPEFESTSSLRPLLELIDDQPGTLISRGESARVWIGDEHPQPALEACAVVQAPYRCNEGLGHVALVGPMRMAYATARAAVQRVARHLELLLA
- the trpB gene encoding tryptophan synthase subunit beta, translated to MTSTLPNASTPDPSSLQPAVRPGAHGRFGRFGGQYVPETLMPALAELEQAAAQAWNDPAFTAELNRLLKNYVGRATPLYEAERLTAHYRRADGGPRIWLKREDLNHTGAHKINNALGQALLALRMGKKRIIAETGAGQHGVATATVCARFGLECVIYMGAEDMRRQALNVFRMRLLGATVQPVTAGTATLKDATSEAIRDWVTNVESTHYILGSVAGPHPYPMLVRDFHAVIGEESKQQCQEAFGRLPDVLMACVGGGSNAMGLFHPFVQDTSVRLIGVEAAGDGVATGRHAATITEGRAGVLHGAMSLLLQDGDGQVMEAHSISAGLDYPGVGPEHSYLREIGRAEYAAVTDQQALDALRLVSELEGIIPALETAHAFAWLEQLCPTLADGTEVVINCSGRGDKDVNTVAEKLGDQL
- a CDS encoding translation initiation factor, whose translation is MPKGGWQEFSSAESLQRPSGAAAEPTAKAQQMVRVQPTRGGKGGKTVTVIRGLELDAAGFKALLKKLKTRIGSGGTAKDGVIELQGDQVDLTLELLSKEGYRPKRAGG
- the cysC gene encoding adenylyl-sulfate kinase, coding for MTASPTYGELTNKGASTNIAWHEASVGRDERSKQRGHRSTILWFTGLSGSGKSTLANAVNAALFERGLATYVLDGDNIRHGLCKDLGFSDADREENIRRIGEVAKLFLDAGVIVLTAFVSPFRADRDKARGLVEDGDFLEVFCAADLEVCESRDPKGLYAKARAGQIKEFTGISSPYEAPETPELKIDTGKQDLADSVELVIKALQERGVIPAA
- a CDS encoding AI-2E family transporter, whose amino-acid sequence is MTPWPAWLRLGLLLPVLGLNAFVLKRLLIQFAPFPGLFLTAALIAFLLDLPCRWLAQRGLPRAWAIVSVVLVTLGLLVWAAVALVPLLIEQLSQLISASPSLLTAAEQWIDRGQLWALDHGLPADFADLSSDLVAQFSRLATQLSQRLLGLLGATVGTTINVVIVLVLAVFLLLGADPIAAGLLQWLPPRWRGLVGSTLDRTFRGYFAGQVVLALILSAGQLVVFTVLEIPYGVLFAVLIGFTTLIPYASAITIVSVSAVLGLQDPRTGLELLAAAIVVGQIVDQVIQPRLMGSIVGLQPAWLLIALPIGARVGAIYGVGDLLGLLLAVPVASCIKTLADAARAGDGELRPPESPHAPGAL
- a CDS encoding oxidoreductase; the encoded protein is MSVPVRSTLRSTLLWAVVPAAFVYAVALVWSASEGISAKMVLKDLAQSCKAPLGEGFLSSVGYLLWMAAAAIALFAASTRQIQGSVLNRQFAFCGGGFSLWLCLDDMFLVHDRYLGEAFLYITYAFFTGLLLFRFRGPLRRFGGDTFLVSVVLLGLSVLTDALQGLWPNSYETVQIFEEGFKFLGIAAWLSFWCHYVSSASKPASLEQH
- the purE gene encoding 5-(carboxyamino)imidazole ribonucleotide mutase; translation: MAVLPLCVVLPVLPRVAVVMGSDSDLPTMEPAAAILRELGVEVEVRVLSAHRTPLEMVNFAQAARDQGFGVIVAGAGGAAHLPGMVAALTTLPVIGVPVKSQALSGVDSLHSIVQMPGGIPVATVAIGGGLNAGLLAAQILSVADAGLAQKLEDYRSSLHDAVVAKDARLVDLGSTDYLSQMDS